TATCCCAAGGCCTTTTTATCAAAAAGATCAAAGATGTAAAACATTATGGCTTCGAATATCGCCGATGTGAATCCTGCAGGTATTCCCTTTATGGAATAAATTTTTACGTTTTCCGTAATTTTGTATACACACATTTTATTTAAATGCTTTTTAAATTTAATGCATAAAATTATATTATAATTATACATCATTTTTACATGAGATTTGACATAGGAGACTGGTTATCATCGCATCACGCTTTTTATAATCTAAGTAATAGCGGCATGTATGGTGTTGTTGATCTAAAGAAATATTTTAAGAACTATGATGCGGTTCAGGAATCGGCCTTTATAAATGATATAGCCGCCCTTCACGGAATAGATGAAAAGCGCATTGTTGTAACACATGGCGCCACGGAGGCACTGTCACTGGTACTATTTCATCTAAGGCATCTAAAATCGTTTAATGTTAGATTACCGGAATATGAGCCGATCTATAAGGTTCCGTTAATGCTTGGATATGATCATGGCGATGCATTAAATCTATACAGCATGCTTAACAACCCAACAGGATCGATGCCAGAGATAAAAAACAGGAACAATATAATAGATGAAACATTTCTTGAGTTTGATAGAGAGCTATCATTCTCAATGAAATATGATGGTTATATAATAAATACCTTCACAAAGGTCTTTGGCGGGGATGACCTTAGACTAGGATACATAATATGTCCTGATAAGGAGAATGCGAATCAGATAAATGGCTATAAAGGTCTATTAACAGAGCCCGTTTCAAATATTAACACATCGATAGGCCATTATATATTAAAGGACCATGATTCAATAGTTGATTATGTAAGGGGCATTGTCGAGGAAAACAACAAAATTTTATTTAAAAACATGGGCCACCTTAAATTTTACAATGATATAAAACCATTAAGATCGCCTGTTGCATTTATAGATTATTCATACTATTTAAACGATGATTCGATGGATTTTTCAGAAAGACTTTACAGGGCTGGTTTTACACTTGTACCTGCTGATTTCTTCGGCCTGAAGGGAACATACCTTAGATTATGCATGACAAGACCAAACTTTCAGGAAAGTTTTTCCAAATTCATGGAGTTTTTGGAAAAAAATTAAATTCATAATTTCGGATTTTTATTTGTATACATCTCAACATTTTGTTCAAGGCTTTTTCTGTTTGTCTCTGGAGCCATGAATATTGCTATAATAAGTCCAATAAATGATGCAACTGCAAAAACCAGAAGCGAGTGAAATACCGGGTAAAATGGAAAGATTACTATTCCAAGTATTGCGCCGGCCCTTGATGCGGCAGTTGCTATACCCTGAACCGTTGATCTTACATCTGTTGCAAAAAGCTCTGTTGGATAGAATAATGTAACGGCGCCAACCCACTGCTCGAAGAGCACGAACAGAAAGTAAAATGGAACAGAGGCTATTCCTGATATCTTTATTATGCTGCCAAGGGATAATAAAAGTGTCATGACAAAGAAACCAAATATTGTTAAGAATCTTCTGCCTATTTTATCGGCAACGGGTAATGCTATAACATAGCCCAGCATTCCGCCTATTGATATAATCATTGATATCTCGGCTATCGACCTGAAATTATCCCTGAAACCAAGCTCGCTGAATATTAATGGATAATAGAAGCCAAGGCCATATGCGGCAACATCAAATATGAACCAGGCGGCAACAACGAATATTAATGTGAAATAGAAACCATGGACCCTTTTTACCGTTTTACTGCTTTTTTCCACATCCGAAACGCCAGATATATCTTTTAATACTGATTCAGCATCCCCTATCTTCCCCTTTGAGGCGAGCCATCTTGGGCTTTCCGGAACCTTTAATCTAAGCAATATCAATGGCAGTGCTATTATACCTCCTATTATAAATGTGTACCTCCAGAAGTCTGTAAAAATAACAAAGATATAGTTCATAACAGCAGATATGAATGCACCAAGCCAGTACATGCCAACCATGCCCAGTAAAAGCCTGCCCCTTGAATTCTTTGGTGAAAACTCGGACATCATTGTTGAACTTATTGGGTAATCACCGCCTATGCCAAAGCCCATTAAAAGCCTTGATATAAACAGCTCATAGAAGTTTCCTGAAAGGCCTGCTGTTATTGCAAAGACCACAAAGAATAACAGATCAAGGCCAAAGATCCTCTTCCTGCCTATCATGTCGCTGAGCCTTCCAAGAACGGGTGCCCCAATGAGCATACCTATAAATGATGATGTATCAACGTATATCTTCTCATAGAATCCAAGGTGCAGCTGTGAAGGTATTACAAGCATGGCCATGGTTATTATCGACAGATCATAGCCATCGAGAAAAAGGCCCAGTGATGATAGATAAAACATTCTTCGCTGAACCTTCCCAAATCTTCCATTATCCAGGGATTTAAACTCATACATAATAAACACCGGCATGAATGGAAACCCGTATGGGGGTTTCAGCTATAAAAATCATTACCAATTTATATAACTGTAATTTTTCAAATTATAAAAAGGTTTTTTAAATCTTTAAACTAACAGGTTTTTTAATAATTTTCCTGGTTTTTACCTCAACAATGCCTGATGATGTTATCCTGTAATACGGTAAATTAATTGAATTTAGAAAAAGCATTGAATAAACAGGGTCATCAAATTTATATCCGGAACCCCTCATCGTGCTGCGGAATTCCTCCGTGATGTTTCTTACATCATCACTGTGCTTATCTGACATTATGCCAAGTATTTTGAGCTCAATTCTGATATTTTTATTGCCATTGAATACAATGCCGCCATTTTTAATTACCTCTTTTAATGCCTTTTTCATTAAATCATGTGATGACCCAATAACAATGTAAGATCCCTCTATATTATATGAGCTTGCAAGGGCATCAAAGTGGCCCATGCCATGGATATTTGAAGATACAATTCTTTTAAGATCCTTGGTTATTAAATGTATCTCCATTGAATCCTCCATTTTATATTTGTTTAAATCCATGATAACCTGATTTCTCATAAAAAGCGTTTCATCACTACCGTTGAAATTTATCTTATTAATATCAATATTCCTGTTTTTATATAGCATGCCATAGCCCTTCCAGTCAGGCGGATCAAGTTTTACCTCTTTATCAATGATCTTACCATCAAGCATTAAAAATACAGGTTCTGGATTGTAAAGATCCCTTATAAAATTCATGTCCGCCAGCCTTCCCGGGGCTATGCCGCCATAAATGCCATCGATATTGTAATAAACCGCAGGATTTAGGGATGCCATGGAATAGGCATCAAATGGATTTAGACCTGCCGATATCGCAATCTTTATTAAATCGTCCATACCCATGTAGTCATTATAATACGGGCTGCCGTCATTTGTAAGCATGAGCCTGTTCAATGGAAGTTTCTCATCAATGATGTATTTTAATTCATCCTTTAGATCCTTTCTTATAGAAGAATATCTTAAAAAGACATGGTATCCAAGTGATAGCCTTGTTTTAACATCCTCGCCGGTAATGGCCTCATGATCAGAGGTTATCCCCGCAGCGGCCATTCTGTTTAAAGTGTTTTTTGATGCACCTGGATTATGTGTTTCAATTCTTTTGCCAAGAAACTGTGAATTATAGATATTTTTTAACATGTTTTTTTCCATGTTTATTATATAAGGCCATCCTGTTATTTCACCGGCCTGTAAAACATAATCATCATTTAACAATTCTTTTATTTTAATATAACTGAATTTTTCCATGTCTATCATTGATTGTGAGTCGAGCCTCACAGACCAGAAATTCTTTACAGGCAGTCTTCCCATAAATCGCATAAATCTTTTTATGTTTTTTAAGCCCATTTTTATGTACATCGGCAGGTCATCGCTGATCACCATTGATGTGCCGTGCCTGATCATAATCTCATTAAATGTAACTGGATTGTATATTTGAAATGGATGTGCATGCCCCTCTATATATCCAGGTGCAATTAAAAAATCATTTTTTATTATCCTTGTATCATTATTTTTTAAAGGCATCTCATCTCCTATATATGCTATTCTTCCTGACGCTATTGCTATATTTCCACTGGATATTCTTTTAGTGTAAATATCAATGTAACTTGCATCCTCTATTATTAAATCTGCGGGCTCATCAAATTTAGAAACCTTTATTATTTTATAAATGTCCTTTAATGAGGGTTTTCTTGAGGCAATTATCATAAAAATGTTATAATCATTTGATATTTTTATATTTTTTAAAAGCATTAATGATAATACATTTTTATGAACTCATACGTATGCTTTATTGCAAGGAAAAAATTATCGATATCTATGCTCTCGTTTGGTGCATGTGCCCTTGAATGCTCATCACCGACGCCTATGGCACTAACAGCGTCTTTTATTTTTAAATATCTTGTGAAAAGACCCATGGGCTGTGTTCCCGGACTGTTTATTATTATAACAGGCCTGATTTTATAAACGGTTTCAGCTGATTCTATCATGGCCCTTGATAAATCACCATCCGGTGATGTTCTAACAGGATACTCGGCACCAAGCATTTTTACAGTTCCCTTGAAATGGACACTATCAAGCTTGTATAATATGTTCCTGTATATACTATTTGGATCCTGATCTGGGACAAGCCCCATATCAATCTTGGCCACGGCCCTTTTTGGTATTATTGTTTTTGAGCCTTTACTGGAATAACCGGAGGAAAAACCATCAATATTGAACGTTGGCTCTGTGAAAAGCGACATTGCATACTCATAGCTGCCCTCCTTTTTTAAATTATCCACACCAAGGCTCCTCTTTATATTTTCCATATCAACAGGGTACTCCTTTATAATATTGATCTCATCCTCTGTTAAATTTCTTATATCCTTGTAAAAGCCAGGTATTGTTATGTCAGTGCCATCAGATAATGCTGATATTGCCTTTATAATCTCCATTGCCGGATTCTCAACAACAGGTGCCATTGATGAATGCACATCACTTGAACCTATCTCATAGGATAATTCTATATAAAGAAGGCCTTTAACACCAAGGGATATAACCGGTCTAGAACCCATCAGTGTGCCACCTTCCATTATTAAAGAATCGCCATTTATAATATTCTTGTTGCTTTTTATAAAATTCTCAAGGTTTGGGCTTCCTATCTCCTCCTCACCCTCGTATAGAAATGTTGTACTTACCGGTATTTTATCCTTTAATGCCTGGTATATGCCAATAAGTCTTGCTATAAGCGTTCCCTTGTTATCAGAGACGTCCCTGGCATAAAGTCTTTTGCCAATCATCATTGGATTAAATGGGTCCGTTTTCCACTCATCTAGAGGATCAGCAGGCTGCACATCATAATGATTGTAAATAATTATCCTGCGTGATCTGCTGTCTATTCTGCCAATTACGACAGGATTTCCAGTACTCCTTCTTATTTCAGAATTTATTCCAAGGTCATTTAAAAGATCCTTTAAATAGGATGCCGTCTCATTTATACAAGAATTGCCTGCCGAAACAGATTCAAGTCTTAAAAACTCATTAAGTATGCCCAGTGATCTATCCCTTAAATCATTTGAAATTTCCATGTATTTATAATATTATTGCATTAAAGACCTTTTCTATGCTATGATTTTACTCAAAATACAAATTGTTATTATTAATTCAAAATTAAATATTTTCTATTATATTTTAAAAATATGGTTCAAAGAATATTTATTTTTTCACAAAATAGTTAAAAAGCGTTTAAATATAATAAATAATTTATCTTTTCAATGAAATACGAATCAAAGGATAATTTTGACTCCGTTATTAAAAAGATGCACGAATCAGTAACAAGGCACGGCATGAGGATTATATCAATAATAAATGTAAGGGAAAATCTTG
This window of the Picrophilus oshimae DSM 9789 genome carries:
- a CDS encoding aminotransferase class I/II-fold pyridoxal phosphate-dependent enzyme, which codes for MRFDIGDWLSSHHAFYNLSNSGMYGVVDLKKYFKNYDAVQESAFINDIAALHGIDEKRIVVTHGATEALSLVLFHLRHLKSFNVRLPEYEPIYKVPLMLGYDHGDALNLYSMLNNPTGSMPEIKNRNNIIDETFLEFDRELSFSMKYDGYIINTFTKVFGGDDLRLGYIICPDKENANQINGYKGLLTEPVSNINTSIGHYILKDHDSIVDYVRGIVEENNKILFKNMGHLKFYNDIKPLRSPVAFIDYSYYLNDDSMDFSERLYRAGFTLVPADFFGLKGTYLRLCMTRPNFQESFSKFMEFLEKN
- a CDS encoding MFS transporter, with product MYEFKSLDNGRFGKVQRRMFYLSSLGLFLDGYDLSIITMAMLVIPSQLHLGFYEKIYVDTSSFIGMLIGAPVLGRLSDMIGRKRIFGLDLLFFVVFAITAGLSGNFYELFISRLLMGFGIGGDYPISSTMMSEFSPKNSRGRLLLGMVGMYWLGAFISAVMNYIFVIFTDFWRYTFIIGGIIALPLILLRLKVPESPRWLASKGKIGDAESVLKDISGVSDVEKSSKTVKRVHGFYFTLIFVVAAWFIFDVAAYGLGFYYPLIFSELGFRDNFRSIAEISMIISIGGMLGYVIALPVADKIGRRFLTIFGFFVMTLLLSLGSIIKISGIASVPFYFLFVLFEQWVGAVTLFYPTELFATDVRSTVQGIATAASRAGAILGIVIFPFYPVFHSLLVFAVASFIGLIIAIFMAPETNRKSLEQNVEMYTNKNPKL
- a CDS encoding adenine deaminase C-terminal domain-containing protein, giving the protein MIIASRKPSLKDIYKIIKVSKFDEPADLIIEDASYIDIYTKRISSGNIAIASGRIAYIGDEMPLKNNDTRIIKNDFLIAPGYIEGHAHPFQIYNPVTFNEIMIRHGTSMVISDDLPMYIKMGLKNIKRFMRFMGRLPVKNFWSVRLDSQSMIDMEKFSYIKIKELLNDDYVLQAGEITGWPYIINMEKNMLKNIYNSQFLGKRIETHNPGASKNTLNRMAAAGITSDHEAITGEDVKTRLSLGYHVFLRYSSIRKDLKDELKYIIDEKLPLNRLMLTNDGSPYYNDYMGMDDLIKIAISAGLNPFDAYSMASLNPAVYYNIDGIYGGIAPGRLADMNFIRDLYNPEPVFLMLDGKIIDKEVKLDPPDWKGYGMLYKNRNIDINKINFNGSDETLFMRNQVIMDLNKYKMEDSMEIHLITKDLKRIVSSNIHGMGHFDALASSYNIEGSYIVIGSSHDLMKKALKEVIKNGGIVFNGNKNIRIELKILGIMSDKHSDDVRNITEEFRSTMRGSGYKFDDPVYSMLFLNSINLPYYRITSSGIVEVKTRKIIKKPVSLKI
- a CDS encoding M20/M25/M40 family metallo-hydrolase; protein product: MEISNDLRDRSLGILNEFLRLESVSAGNSCINETASYLKDLLNDLGINSEIRRSTGNPVVIGRIDSRSRRIIIYNHYDVQPADPLDEWKTDPFNPMMIGKRLYARDVSDNKGTLIARLIGIYQALKDKIPVSTTFLYEGEEEIGSPNLENFIKSNKNIINGDSLIMEGGTLMGSRPVISLGVKGLLYIELSYEIGSSDVHSSMAPVVENPAMEIIKAISALSDGTDITIPGFYKDIRNLTEDEINIIKEYPVDMENIKRSLGVDNLKKEGSYEYAMSLFTEPTFNIDGFSSGYSSKGSKTIIPKRAVAKIDMGLVPDQDPNSIYRNILYKLDSVHFKGTVKMLGAEYPVRTSPDGDLSRAMIESAETVYKIRPVIIINSPGTQPMGLFTRYLKIKDAVSAIGVGDEHSRAHAPNESIDIDNFFLAIKHTYEFIKMYYH